The following are from one region of the Microbacterium sp. cx-55 genome:
- a CDS encoding ABC transporter substrate-binding protein, protein MFRRTSLAAAALLAAAALTLTACAGPSSPVASTAGPADPDATVSVRLVLEPTNLDIRETSGAALDQILIDNVYQGLVSRTPQQEIVPALASDWTVSDDGLTYQFTLRDGVTFHDGQELTAQDVVWSLTQHRDTASWIDASTLAGVTGITADGQTITLTLAGPDSQLLWNLTGRAGVVLKEGDTVDYKTAANGTGPFTLDNWTQGASITLARSDSYWGEPAAAAEVAFEYIPDNQAALNAAQAGELDVVTGFDANLKDQIEANGDFALSIGASTDKGTLAFNQTSGPLADKRVRQAIRQAIDHDAIVEALGAGETLYGPIPSLDPGYEDLSDVAPYDPDAATQLLADAGAEDTELTLTIPNFYPTTIAQLLVSDLNAVGVTLTVNSVDFSTWLQDVYTNRDFDLSFVLHTEARDFQNWANPEYYFTYANPEVTDLYAQSRAATSDDEADSLLAEAARIVSEDAAADWLYNGASVAAVSTQVSGMPADNLNERLNVAELSKSAG, encoded by the coding sequence ATGTTCCGCCGCACATCTCTGGCCGCCGCCGCCCTGCTGGCCGCCGCCGCGCTCACCCTCACGGCATGCGCGGGCCCGTCCTCGCCCGTGGCCTCGACCGCCGGCCCCGCTGACCCCGATGCGACCGTCTCGGTCCGTCTCGTCCTCGAGCCGACGAACCTCGACATCCGCGAGACGTCGGGCGCCGCGCTCGACCAGATCCTGATCGACAACGTGTACCAGGGGCTCGTGTCCCGGACGCCCCAGCAGGAGATCGTCCCCGCGCTCGCGAGCGACTGGACCGTGTCAGACGACGGACTCACCTACCAGTTCACGCTGCGCGACGGAGTCACGTTCCACGACGGCCAGGAACTGACGGCGCAGGATGTCGTCTGGTCGCTCACCCAGCACCGCGACACGGCGTCGTGGATCGATGCCAGCACGCTGGCGGGTGTCACCGGCATCACCGCCGACGGGCAGACGATCACCCTGACGCTCGCCGGCCCCGACTCGCAGCTGCTGTGGAACCTCACCGGCCGCGCGGGCGTCGTGCTGAAGGAAGGCGACACGGTGGACTACAAGACCGCCGCGAACGGCACCGGGCCCTTCACGCTCGACAACTGGACGCAGGGCGCGAGTATCACGCTGGCGCGGAGCGACAGCTACTGGGGCGAGCCCGCCGCGGCCGCCGAGGTCGCGTTCGAGTACATCCCCGACAACCAGGCCGCGCTGAACGCCGCGCAGGCGGGCGAACTCGACGTCGTCACCGGGTTCGACGCGAACCTGAAGGACCAGATCGAAGCGAACGGCGACTTTGCCCTGTCGATCGGCGCCTCCACCGACAAGGGCACGCTGGCGTTCAACCAGACCTCGGGCCCGCTCGCCGATAAGCGCGTGCGCCAGGCCATCCGCCAGGCGATCGATCACGACGCCATCGTCGAGGCGCTCGGCGCCGGAGAGACCCTCTACGGACCGATCCCGTCGCTCGACCCCGGCTACGAGGACCTCTCCGACGTCGCCCCGTACGACCCGGATGCGGCCACCCAGCTGCTGGCGGATGCGGGCGCCGAAGACACCGAGCTGACCCTCACCATCCCGAACTTCTACCCGACGACGATCGCGCAGCTGCTGGTCTCCGACCTGAATGCGGTCGGCGTCACCCTCACGGTCAACTCGGTGGACTTCTCGACCTGGCTGCAGGACGTCTACACCAACCGCGATTTCGACCTGAGCTTCGTGCTGCACACCGAGGCGCGCGACTTCCAGAACTGGGCAAACCCCGAGTACTACTTCACGTACGCGAACCCCGAGGTGACCGACCTGTACGCGCAGTCGCGGGCCGCGACGAGCGACGACGAGGCCGACTCGCTCCTCGCCGAAGCCGCGCGGATCGTGTCCGAAGACGCCGCCGCCGACTGGCTCTACAACGGCGCATCCGTCGCCGCCGTCTCCACCCAGGTCAGCGGCATGCCCGCCGACAACCTCAACGAGCGCCTGAACGTCGCCGAGTTGAGCAAGAGCGCCGGGTGA
- a CDS encoding alpha/beta fold hydrolase, with product MSTALPDDTAERGADSFDEFSFLPVQAAEIGRVEPPPRVRRVRLGLPDGRTLSALRYGDSPPVATFLHGAGLNAHTWDTTVLALGLPALAIDLAGHGDSSWRDDLDYSPATLAQDVVAAVDAWTDRPQLLVGHSLGGLTAAAVAAARADLVDRLVIVDITPGVNPDAGPRQVREFFAGPTDWASRDELVDRALAFGLGGSRDAAARGVYLNSRVRADGRVEWKHHFAHLAAAAAAASASSVPTPGAGDPVRNVLSHSGWDDLAAVHSPVLLIRGAEGYVTEADAEEFGDRHPTAAIVVVDSHHNVHEEIPVRLAELLRDEAALLSSSGAPTPEEVARP from the coding sequence ATTTCGACAGCCCTCCCCGATGACACCGCGGAGCGGGGTGCGGACTCCTTCGACGAGTTCTCGTTCCTGCCGGTGCAGGCCGCCGAGATCGGTCGCGTCGAGCCGCCCCCAAGGGTTCGGCGCGTTCGCCTGGGCCTGCCCGACGGGCGCACTCTGTCGGCGCTCCGCTATGGCGACAGTCCGCCGGTCGCGACGTTCCTCCATGGCGCGGGCCTGAACGCGCACACCTGGGACACGACGGTTCTCGCGCTCGGCCTTCCCGCGCTCGCGATCGATCTCGCCGGGCACGGCGACTCCTCGTGGCGGGATGACCTCGACTACTCCCCCGCCACGCTCGCACAGGACGTCGTGGCCGCCGTCGACGCGTGGACCGACCGACCGCAACTGCTCGTCGGTCACTCGCTCGGCGGACTCACGGCCGCGGCGGTCGCCGCCGCGCGTGCGGACCTCGTCGACCGGCTCGTGATCGTCGACATCACCCCCGGCGTGAATCCGGATGCGGGCCCCCGCCAGGTGCGCGAGTTCTTCGCGGGCCCCACCGACTGGGCGTCCCGGGACGAGTTGGTGGACCGCGCGCTCGCCTTCGGTCTCGGCGGCAGCCGCGACGCGGCGGCGCGCGGTGTGTACCTGAACTCTCGCGTCCGCGCCGACGGACGGGTGGAGTGGAAGCACCACTTCGCACACCTCGCTGCGGCGGCGGCCGCCGCATCCGCCTCTTCCGTTCCGACGCCGGGTGCCGGCGACCCGGTGCGGAACGTGCTCTCGCACTCCGGTTGGGACGATCTGGCCGCCGTCCACTCCCCTGTGCTGCTGATCCGCGGCGCCGAGGGATACGTCACGGAAGCGGATGCCGAAGAGTTCGGCGACCGTCATCCGACCGCCGCGATCGTCGTCGTCGACTCGCACCACAACGTGCACGAGGAGATCCCGGTCCGCCTCGCCGAACTGCTGCGGGACGAGGCCGCGCTCCTCTCCTCTTCCGGTGCGCCGACGCCGGAAGAGGTCGCCCGACCCTAA
- a CDS encoding carboxymuconolactone decarboxylase family protein, producing the protein MSEERRVHLAKSAPSAYRALEAFAKSVGQVATDGGIDDRLKELVQLHASQLNGCAFCVRVHVDRGLTAGLDADVIAQIPTWRESGVFSERERAGLELAEAITFIDEGGVADDVYDRVGAILTEPEYVALSWILVSINAFNRVAIAGRYPVPPRSAS; encoded by the coding sequence ATGAGCGAAGAGCGCCGGGTCCATCTCGCCAAGTCCGCCCCGTCCGCCTACCGCGCGCTGGAGGCGTTCGCGAAGTCGGTCGGGCAAGTCGCGACCGACGGTGGCATCGACGATCGCCTGAAAGAACTCGTTCAGTTGCACGCCTCGCAACTGAACGGATGCGCCTTCTGCGTGCGGGTGCACGTCGATCGCGGCCTCACCGCGGGGCTCGACGCCGATGTCATCGCGCAGATCCCGACCTGGCGCGAATCGGGCGTCTTCTCCGAGCGCGAGCGCGCCGGTCTGGAGCTCGCCGAGGCCATCACCTTCATCGATGAGGGTGGCGTCGCAGATGACGTCTACGACCGGGTCGGCGCCATCCTGACCGAACCCGAGTACGTGGCCCTCAGCTGGATCCTCGTGTCGATCAACGCGTTCAACCGCGTCGCCATCGCGGGCCGGTACCCGGTTCCGCCGCGCTCGGCATCGTGA
- a CDS encoding tyrosine-protein phosphatase has protein sequence MSTLTPALAGAVNFRDVGGLPAATGTTRSGVLFRSGSLARIDEPARTQIAGIGLRRIVDLRDDDEVALEPTLGDLAVADTVRVPLVLGSVASFFENDMSLDELYAHIVDESAPRLVEVVRAVIETQPVLVHCTAGKDRTGVSVALILSAAGVEEDAVVADYARTAANLDPERARRIVSWLRRVHPDAVHLEELVTGSPEPAMRGLLERLRGSHGDPADYLRAAGVSDDELAELRRILIAPR, from the coding sequence GTGAGTACGCTGACGCCGGCGCTGGCGGGCGCCGTCAACTTCCGCGACGTCGGGGGACTGCCCGCGGCGACCGGCACGACGCGCTCCGGGGTGCTCTTCCGCTCCGGATCGCTCGCGCGGATCGACGAGCCGGCTCGCACGCAGATCGCGGGGATCGGCCTGCGCCGGATCGTCGACCTGCGCGATGACGACGAGGTGGCGCTCGAGCCGACGCTCGGTGACCTCGCGGTGGCCGACACGGTGCGCGTGCCGCTCGTGCTGGGCTCGGTCGCCTCCTTCTTCGAGAACGACATGAGCCTCGACGAGCTCTACGCGCATATCGTCGACGAGAGCGCGCCGCGCCTGGTGGAGGTCGTGCGTGCGGTGATCGAAACGCAGCCGGTGCTGGTGCACTGCACGGCGGGTAAGGACCGCACGGGGGTGTCGGTCGCGCTCATCCTGTCGGCCGCAGGCGTCGAGGAGGACGCCGTGGTGGCTGACTACGCACGCACGGCGGCGAACCTCGACCCGGAACGCGCGAGGCGGATCGTCTCGTGGCTGCGCCGGGTGCATCCGGATGCGGTCCACCTGGAAGAACTCGTCACCGGATCACCCGAACCCGCCATGCGGGGTCTGCTCGAGCGGCTGCGCGGCTCGCACGGCGATCCGGCGGATTATCTTCGTGCCGCCGGTGTCTCGGATGACGAACTCGCCGAGCTGCGCCGCATCCTGATCGCTCCCCGCTGA
- a CDS encoding SIP domain-containing protein — MSENLTHSASACRASKHVRAQHLVTADESSLSDLEMLLTTLPLCSTGRVFVEVLDESDIVDITVPARMTITWLARSQRSGAPGTGRACAPGSALSRAVIAWADEMLCTEEACGTSVTLLGGYLGTADIVDHLTEAHGIPADRIRTPERFAAVIHR; from the coding sequence ATGTCCGAGAACCTCACCCACAGCGCCAGCGCCTGCCGTGCATCCAAGCACGTGCGTGCGCAGCATCTGGTGACGGCCGACGAGTCGTCGCTCTCCGACCTGGAGATGCTCCTGACGACGTTGCCGCTCTGCTCGACCGGCCGCGTGTTCGTCGAGGTTCTGGACGAGAGCGACATCGTCGACATCACGGTTCCGGCGCGCATGACGATCACCTGGCTTGCCCGCTCGCAGCGCAGTGGCGCTCCGGGCACCGGGCGCGCGTGCGCCCCCGGCAGTGCGCTCAGCCGTGCGGTCATCGCGTGGGCCGACGAGATGCTGTGCACCGAAGAGGCGTGCGGCACCTCGGTGACTCTGCTCGGGGGATACCTCGGCACGGCCGATATCGTCGACCACCTCACCGAGGCCCACGGCATCCCTGCCGACCGCATCCGCACCCCCGAGCGCTTCGCGGCCGTCATCCACCGCTGA
- a CDS encoding Fe-S oxidoreductase produces MNARPAPAGWRERAAAAVERGRRIDRFIPAALLDSPISRAGYLYGCAVGWVWGTIWSRGRIERHGSLFVFRGLPEWAFPRGGVCVGHCFLTGDAPVDDRLLAHESTHERQWRRYGFLMPVLYRFAGRDPLRNRFEIEAGLEDGNYLPRTRRPAA; encoded by the coding sequence ATGAACGCTCGTCCCGCACCGGCCGGATGGCGCGAGCGCGCCGCAGCGGCCGTCGAACGCGGCCGTAGGATCGACCGCTTCATCCCCGCGGCGCTCCTCGACTCCCCGATCAGCCGCGCCGGTTACCTCTACGGCTGCGCCGTCGGGTGGGTCTGGGGAACCATCTGGAGCCGCGGACGCATCGAACGGCACGGATCGCTCTTCGTCTTCCGCGGCCTCCCCGAGTGGGCGTTCCCCCGCGGGGGCGTCTGCGTCGGGCACTGCTTCCTGACCGGTGACGCGCCGGTCGACGACCGGCTCCTCGCCCACGAGAGCACGCACGAACGGCAGTGGCGGCGGTACGGCTTCCTCATGCCGGTGCTATACCGGTTCGCCGGGCGCGATCCGCTGCGCAACAGGTTCGAGATCGAAGCCGGGCTCGAGGACGGCAATTACCTCCCCCGCACCCGCCGCCCCGCGGCCTGA
- a CDS encoding arginase family protein: MTRFLIVPQWQGSPSARAMNLIDGADAIAGDLPRSACERIPVPLEAGDELGTGVHRYSALRQVRLALDAAFAPLTERALTIGGDCSVAVAGVGRSAADHGRVAVVWADAHPDLHSPETSTSHAFGGMALRAVLGDGAPELTLPSGTVRPSDVILVGARALDDAEVDYIAAHGIRIIDSEALRDPAALATAVAELGVDAVHVHVDVDVLDPAEMPGVKASEPFGAALADLIAAIKELRAATPLAGASLAGFAPASAASAPDDMGTLLRLIGALA, from the coding sequence GTGACCCGTTTTCTGATCGTTCCGCAGTGGCAGGGCTCGCCCTCCGCGCGGGCCATGAATCTCATCGACGGCGCCGACGCCATCGCCGGAGACCTGCCGCGCAGTGCGTGCGAGCGCATCCCCGTGCCGCTGGAAGCGGGCGACGAGCTCGGCACGGGCGTGCACCGTTACAGCGCACTCCGCCAGGTGCGGTTGGCGCTGGATGCGGCGTTCGCCCCGCTCACGGAACGCGCGTTGACGATCGGCGGTGACTGCAGCGTGGCCGTCGCGGGCGTCGGGCGCTCTGCCGCGGACCACGGTCGGGTGGCCGTCGTCTGGGCCGACGCTCACCCCGATCTGCATTCCCCCGAAACCTCGACCTCGCACGCGTTCGGGGGCATGGCTCTCCGCGCCGTCCTGGGTGACGGCGCTCCCGAGCTGACTCTCCCGTCCGGCACCGTGCGGCCGAGCGATGTGATCCTCGTCGGTGCCCGCGCCCTCGATGACGCCGAGGTCGACTACATCGCGGCGCACGGCATCCGGATCATCGATTCCGAGGCGCTCCGCGATCCCGCCGCGCTGGCGACTGCTGTGGCCGAACTCGGCGTCGACGCGGTCCACGTGCACGTGGACGTGGATGTGCTCGACCCCGCCGAGATGCCCGGGGTCAAGGCGTCCGAACCGTTCGGTGCGGCGCTTGCCGACCTGATCGCCGCGATCAAGGAACTCCGCGCGGCGACGCCTCTGGCCGGCGCGTCGTTGGCCGGCTTCGCGCCGGCTTCGGCGGCGAGCGCGCCGGATGACATGGGAACCCTGCTGCGACTGATCGGAGCCCTCGCATGA
- a CDS encoding PspA/IM30 family protein encodes MAKQSIFGRISTLVRANVNAMIDSAEDPQKMLDQLVRDYSNNIADAESAIAETIGNLRLLERDHQEDVQAAAEWGSKALAASRRADEMRNAGNGADADKFDNLAKIALQRQISEESQAKAAAPQIAAQTEVVDKLKDGLNGMKTKLEQLRTKRSELLARAKVAEAQNKVHDAIKSVNVLDPTSDIGRFEDKIRRQEALAQGKAELAASSLDAQFESLDDIGELTEVEARLAALKAGGSTQGALGAGAEPQAAPQQQISQQLPHQQ; translated from the coding sequence ATGGCCAAGCAGTCCATCTTCGGACGCATCTCGACCCTCGTCCGGGCGAACGTCAACGCGATGATCGATTCTGCGGAAGACCCGCAGAAGATGCTCGACCAGCTCGTGCGCGACTACAGCAACAACATCGCCGACGCCGAGTCGGCGATCGCCGAAACGATCGGCAACCTGCGCCTCCTCGAGCGCGACCACCAGGAAGACGTCCAGGCGGCAGCCGAGTGGGGCAGCAAGGCGCTCGCGGCGAGCCGCCGCGCCGACGAGATGCGGAACGCCGGCAACGGGGCGGATGCCGACAAGTTCGACAACCTCGCCAAGATCGCTCTGCAGCGCCAGATCTCCGAGGAGAGCCAGGCCAAGGCCGCCGCACCTCAGATCGCTGCGCAGACCGAGGTCGTCGACAAGCTCAAGGACGGCCTCAACGGCATGAAGACGAAGCTCGAGCAGCTGCGCACCAAGCGCAGCGAACTGCTCGCGCGGGCCAAGGTCGCCGAGGCGCAGAACAAGGTGCACGACGCGATCAAGAGCGTCAACGTGCTCGACCCGACGAGCGACATCGGCCGGTTCGAAGACAAGATCCGCCGCCAGGAGGCGCTCGCGCAGGGCAAGGCGGAGCTCGCCGCCTCGAGCCTCGACGCCCAGTTCGAGAGCCTCGACGACATCGGTGAACTGACCGAGGTCGAGGCCCGGCTCGCCGCGCTCAAGGCCGGCGGGTCGACGCAGGGCGCTCTCGGCGCCGGCGCCGAACCGCAGGCCGCGCCGCAGCAGCAGATCTCGCAGCAGCTGCCGCACCAGCAGTGA
- a CDS encoding TPM domain-containing protein — protein MRARGSLALAAVCAVVLLGAAPASAADPVTLESGYVLDEAAVLGSDEIDAAEVRLDQLADDTGLDLWVVFVDRFSNPADAEGWANAAAQQNGLGTNQYLLAIAVDAGQYYLSGDAAGPLDENQLSTIEQQNVLPELRDQDWNGAIAAAAAGITDAATGGSGAGDGSSGVDAGVVIAVIAGVAIVAVVIFFVVRSRRRRPGSAGATSASGSAPAESTADLARRASAALVETDDAIRTGEQELGFATAEFPASATADFTAALSASRAELDRAFSLRQKLDDEVADSDEQVRAWHSEVLALCAQATGRLEEQSERFAALRRLGADAPAAIERLGALRTAAGDALPAAADRLARLEATYAGSALVTVADNVAQAQHRLGFADEQLAAARAALATGDTGSAALALRATEDALTQAQGLAQAVRTLDEQLTAAAAQVPVLRAEIEREIAASAALPDPDGRLAAAVAGARAEIDADRAASDPVAALQRLQTADAELDALLAAAQDSAARTERARQLLGPALTQAQAQISAAEDFIAARRGAVGATARTRLAEAGASFAQARQEQSADAERALQSAQRASQLAASAIDSARGDVDGFAPTGGGSDMGAMLGGLLVGSILGGGRRSSGFGGGFGGGGFGGGSLGGGSLGGGSRSGFGGGRSRSGGGSFGGGGRSRRGGGRF, from the coding sequence ATGCGCGCGCGCGGGAGTCTCGCCCTGGCCGCCGTCTGCGCGGTGGTCCTCCTCGGTGCGGCGCCCGCATCCGCCGCCGATCCGGTCACGCTCGAATCGGGCTACGTCCTCGACGAAGCCGCCGTGCTCGGCTCGGACGAGATCGACGCCGCCGAGGTGCGCCTCGACCAGCTCGCCGACGACACGGGCCTGGACCTCTGGGTCGTCTTCGTCGACCGGTTCAGCAATCCCGCAGATGCGGAGGGCTGGGCGAACGCCGCGGCCCAGCAGAACGGTCTCGGGACCAACCAGTATCTGCTGGCGATCGCGGTCGACGCGGGTCAGTACTACCTCTCCGGCGACGCCGCCGGCCCCCTCGACGAGAACCAACTGTCGACCATCGAGCAGCAGAACGTGCTGCCGGAGCTGCGTGACCAGGACTGGAACGGCGCGATCGCCGCCGCCGCCGCCGGCATCACGGATGCGGCCACCGGCGGCTCGGGTGCCGGTGACGGATCCTCCGGGGTCGATGCGGGAGTCGTGATCGCGGTCATCGCCGGTGTCGCAATCGTGGCCGTGGTCATCTTCTTCGTGGTGCGCAGCCGCCGTCGCCGGCCGGGCTCGGCGGGTGCGACTTCGGCCTCGGGTTCGGCTCCGGCCGAGAGCACCGCCGACCTCGCCCGACGCGCGTCCGCAGCGCTCGTCGAAACCGACGACGCGATCCGCACCGGTGAGCAAGAGCTCGGCTTCGCGACCGCCGAGTTCCCCGCATCCGCCACCGCCGATTTCACGGCGGCCCTCAGCGCCTCCCGCGCCGAGCTCGACCGCGCGTTCTCTCTGCGCCAGAAGCTCGATGACGAGGTCGCCGACTCCGACGAACAGGTGCGGGCGTGGCACTCCGAGGTGCTCGCGCTCTGCGCGCAGGCGACCGGCCGGCTCGAAGAGCAGTCCGAACGGTTCGCCGCGCTCCGCCGGCTCGGCGCCGACGCGCCCGCCGCGATCGAGCGACTCGGCGCGCTCCGCACGGCCGCCGGCGACGCCCTTCCCGCGGCGGCCGACCGGTTGGCGCGGCTCGAGGCGACCTATGCCGGGTCGGCGCTCGTCACCGTCGCCGACAACGTCGCACAGGCGCAGCACCGGCTCGGCTTCGCCGACGAACAGCTCGCCGCGGCCCGTGCGGCCCTCGCTACGGGCGACACCGGATCCGCGGCACTCGCGCTGCGCGCCACGGAAGACGCACTGACGCAGGCGCAGGGTCTCGCGCAGGCCGTGCGGACGCTCGACGAACAGCTCACCGCAGCGGCGGCGCAGGTGCCCGTCCTCCGCGCCGAGATCGAGCGGGAGATCGCCGCATCCGCCGCGCTGCCCGACCCGGACGGGCGCCTCGCGGCGGCCGTTGCCGGGGCGCGCGCGGAGATCGACGCCGACCGCGCCGCGAGCGACCCCGTCGCGGCGCTGCAGCGCCTGCAGACTGCCGACGCCGAACTCGACGCGCTGCTCGCCGCCGCGCAAGACTCCGCCGCCCGCACCGAACGCGCCCGGCAGCTGCTCGGACCTGCCCTGACCCAGGCGCAGGCGCAGATCTCGGCCGCGGAGGACTTCATCGCGGCGCGGCGCGGCGCCGTCGGCGCGACCGCCCGCACGCGGCTCGCCGAGGCGGGAGCGAGCTTCGCTCAGGCACGGCAGGAGCAGTCGGCGGATGCGGAGCGCGCCCTGCAGTCGGCGCAGCGGGCCAGCCAGCTCGCAGCATCCGCCATCGACTCGGCCCGCGGCGACGTCGACGGTTTCGCCCCGACCGGAGGCGGCTCGGACATGGGCGCCATGCTGGGCGGCCTGCTCGTCGGCTCGATCCTCGGCGGGGGCCGCCGCAGCAGCGGGTTCGGCGGCGGATTCGGCGGGGGCGGATTCGGCGGCGGATCGCTCGGCGGCGGATCGCTCGGCGGCGGGTCGCGGAGCGGATTCGGCGGCGGGCGCTCACGCAGCGGCGGCGGAAGTTTCGGCGGGGGCGGCCGCTCCCGCCGCGGTGGCGGCAGATTCTGA
- a CDS encoding DUF3097 family protein, whose amino-acid sequence MDDRYGHDVLAAGWRAKHQRELARIPASRDLVVEVAEDGYCGAVMSVTGGLVELEDRHGRRRMFPLGPGFLVDGAPVVLVAAPPAAAGAPKRTASGSFAVADARARVARPSRILVEGRHDAELVEKVWGDDLRVEGVVVEYLQGVDLLSDLLDAEPPNAERRYGVLVDHLVTGSKEARIAQAVERGRHGAHVRIVGHPYIDVWQCVTPQAVGIRAWPEVPRGTDWKTGVCRALGWPARDQADFARAWQRILASVHSYRDLEPALLGRVEELIDFVTA is encoded by the coding sequence ATGGACGACCGATACGGACACGATGTTCTCGCCGCGGGATGGCGCGCGAAGCACCAGCGCGAGCTCGCGCGGATCCCGGCCTCGCGCGATCTCGTGGTCGAGGTGGCGGAGGACGGCTACTGCGGCGCGGTGATGTCGGTGACGGGCGGGCTGGTGGAGCTCGAAGACCGGCACGGGCGCCGACGGATGTTCCCGCTCGGGCCTGGTTTCCTCGTCGACGGCGCCCCTGTCGTGCTCGTGGCGGCGCCGCCCGCCGCCGCTGGCGCCCCGAAGCGGACCGCATCCGGATCCTTCGCCGTCGCCGATGCGCGCGCCCGCGTCGCGCGACCGAGCCGGATCCTGGTCGAGGGGCGGCATGACGCCGAACTCGTGGAGAAGGTGTGGGGCGACGACCTGCGGGTCGAAGGCGTGGTGGTGGAGTATCTGCAGGGCGTCGATCTGCTCTCGGACCTACTGGATGCGGAGCCGCCGAACGCCGAGCGCCGGTACGGGGTACTGGTCGACCACCTGGTGACGGGGTCGAAGGAGGCCCGCATCGCGCAGGCGGTGGAGCGCGGCCGGCACGGCGCGCACGTGCGGATCGTCGGCCACCCGTACATCGACGTGTGGCAGTGCGTGACTCCGCAGGCGGTCGGCATCCGGGCGTGGCCCGAGGTGCCCCGCGGCACCGACTGGAAGACCGGCGTCTGCCGCGCGCTCGGCTGGCCGGCGCGAGACCAGGCGGACTTCGCCCGGGCCTGGCAGCGGATCCTCGCGTCGGTGCACTCCTACCGTGACCTGGAGCCCGCGCTGCTCGGACGCGTCGAGGAGCTCATCGACTTCGTCACGGCCTGA
- the trmB gene encoding tRNA (guanosine(46)-N7)-methyltransferase TrmB — MTEAQDRAWSELAPALVLDVVRGEAVTSIAPGAEIDPEAVWGRRAPLIVEIGSGQGHAIMHAATTRPDADFLAVEVFRAGLARTMLDAERADVRNLRLVEANAPEVLAHLLPAASVDELWIFFPDPWHKNKHTKRRLVQPEFAPLAARVLRPGGTLRLATDWEDYAVQMRDVLDRADDLTRGFEGDWAPRFEGRVRTAFERKGERVGRAIRDLAYVRPGA, encoded by the coding sequence ATGACCGAAGCGCAGGATCGCGCGTGGAGCGAGCTCGCGCCCGCCCTCGTGCTCGACGTCGTGCGCGGGGAGGCGGTGACGAGCATCGCGCCCGGGGCCGAGATCGATCCGGAGGCGGTGTGGGGGCGCCGGGCGCCGCTCATCGTGGAGATCGGATCGGGTCAGGGGCACGCGATCATGCACGCCGCGACCACGCGACCGGATGCGGACTTCCTCGCGGTCGAGGTGTTCCGCGCGGGTCTTGCCCGCACGATGCTCGACGCCGAGCGCGCGGACGTGCGGAACCTGCGCCTGGTCGAGGCGAACGCGCCCGAGGTGCTCGCACACCTGCTGCCGGCGGCATCCGTCGATGAGCTGTGGATCTTCTTCCCCGACCCGTGGCACAAGAACAAGCACACCAAGCGGCGCCTCGTGCAGCCGGAGTTCGCCCCGCTGGCCGCGCGCGTCCTGCGCCCCGGGGGAACGCTGCGACTCGCGACGGACTGGGAGGACTACGCGGTGCAGATGCGCGACGTCCTCGACCGGGCGGACGATCTGACCCGCGGTTTCGAGGGGGACTGGGCGCCCCGGTTCGAGGGGCGAGTGCGGACGGCGTTCGAGCGCAAGGGCGAACGCGTCGGGCGCGCCATCCGAGACCTCGCGTACGTGCGGCCGGGGGCCTGA
- a CDS encoding CPBP family intramembrane glutamic endopeptidase, producing MIAEREQIAVRELRVGAVVPALLTCLAAPAFFVLLTPWLGWLLLAAGLLTAWAWDRRRPQNPLVPDGPRAPSLLRDLSLIAAGMLIVSAIPLAAELDNVAMLRFTLALGGAVVVPYAISRFVYRDRAIRFPWRGGGTWTRFQWAWLAAVLVLGWAILPFYFITSGVYQNWPVVDSPELIARLFVGVGAVGIWDELFFICTVFALLRRHLPMPAANVLQTIVFVSFLWELGYRAWGPVLTIPFALLQGFVFLRTRSLGYVVTVHLLFDAVVFAVLVHAHNPGLLDGWFLV from the coding sequence GTGATCGCCGAACGCGAGCAGATCGCCGTCCGAGAGCTCCGGGTCGGCGCCGTCGTTCCCGCCCTCCTCACCTGCCTCGCCGCTCCGGCGTTCTTCGTGCTGCTCACCCCCTGGCTCGGCTGGCTGCTGCTCGCCGCGGGGCTGCTCACCGCGTGGGCGTGGGATCGACGCAGGCCGCAGAACCCGCTCGTGCCCGACGGGCCTCGGGCGCCGTCGCTTCTTCGCGACCTGTCGCTCATCGCGGCCGGGATGCTGATCGTGAGCGCCATCCCGCTCGCGGCCGAGCTCGACAACGTCGCGATGCTGCGATTCACGCTCGCGCTCGGCGGCGCCGTGGTGGTGCCCTATGCGATCTCGCGGTTCGTGTACCGCGATCGCGCCATCCGCTTCCCTTGGCGAGGAGGCGGGACGTGGACGCGCTTCCAGTGGGCGTGGCTCGCGGCGGTGCTGGTGCTGGGATGGGCGATTCTGCCGTTCTATTTCATCACCTCGGGCGTCTACCAGAACTGGCCCGTCGTCGACTCGCCCGAACTCATCGCGCGGCTGTTCGTCGGGGTGGGAGCGGTCGGGATCTGGGACGAACTGTTCTTCATCTGCACGGTCTTCGCCCTCCTGCGTCGGCACCTGCCGATGCCGGCCGCGAACGTTCTGCAGACGATCGTCTTCGTCTCCTTCCTCTGGGAGCTCGGCTACCGCGCGTGGGGTCCGGTGCTCACCATCCCCTTCGCATTGCTGCAAGGCTTCGTGTTCTTGCGCACCCGGTCGCTCGGCTATGTCGTGACCGTGCACCTGCTGTTCGACGCGGTCGTCTTCGCGGTGCTCGTGCACGCGCACAACCCGGGCCTGCTGGACGGCTGGTTCCTGGTCTGA